Within Celeribacter marinus, the genomic segment TTGGGACGCGGCAAACCCGCCGAAGAGCGCTAGGATGAGCCGCGGAGTTTTGATCGCCGCACCTGCGTCCGGTTCGGGCAAAACCACCGTCACCCTTGGTCTGTTGCGGGCCTTGAAACGGCGCGGGCACACCGTGCGGTCCGCCAAATCCGGTCCAGATTATATTGATCCGCGCTTTCACGAGGCGGCCAGTGGCGCGCCATGTGTGACCCTTGATGCATGGGCGATGACGACCGAGCGGCTCGCGGCACTCGCCCATGGTCCCGAAGATCTGATGGTCATCGAGGGCGCAATGGGCCTGTTTGACGGCGCGCCCCACGCCAGGGATCCCACGCAAGACGGCAAAGGCGCATGCGCCGATCTTGCCAAAATGTTTGATATTCCCGTGATCCTCGTTGTGGATGCCTCTCGTATGGCACAGTCGGCGGCGGCGATGGTCGCCGGATTTGCGGGCCATGACGCGCGCGTGCGCATTGCGGGCGTGATCCTCAACAAAGTGGGCAGTCTGCGCCACGCGGCGATGCTGACCCGCGCGCTCGCGCCGCTGTCCATTCCGGTCCTTGGCGCCCTGCCGCGTGATGCCAGCCTTGCCACGCCATCACGCCATCTCGGGTTGGTCCAAGCCGGTGAGAGATCCGATCTAAACGCCTTTTTGGATCGCGCGGCGGACGCCATCGAGGCGAGTGTGGATATCGACGCCCTTTTGGCCAGTGCCAGTGCGTTTCACAGCCTCACCTCGGGCCCGCGCACACCGCCACCTGCGCAAAGCATCGCGGTGGCAAGCGATGCGGCCTTTGCCTTTGCCTATCCGCATCTATTGTCCGACTGGCGTGCACAAGGTGCAGATATCACAACGTTTTCTCCACTTGCGGACGAACCGGCACCCCCGAGTGATTTGATTTACTTGCCGGGTGGCTATCCCGAATTGCACGCGGGCAAACTGGCCGCGAACCACCGTTTTTTACAATCCTTGCGCGAAGCCGCAGCACGGCGGCGCGTTTACGGTGAATGTGGTGGCTACATGGTTCTGGGTGACGGGTTGATCGACAAAGACGGTGTGCGCCACCGAATGGCGGGGCTTTTACCCCTTGAGACATCATTCGAGACGCGCAAGTTGCACTTGGGATACCGCAGCGCCACCGTGATGCATGGCCCTTTTGCCGGCTCATGGAGCGCGCATGAATTTCACTACGCGACTACGCTCAAAGCCGAAGGGACACCGCTTTTGACGGCCTCGGACGCCGAAGGCACGGATTTAGGCCCACAAGGCTTGCTTCACGGGGCTGTGAGCGGCTCATTTGTACACCTTATCGACCGCACATAAGGCCACCGTGCACGGTCAAATCGTTGCGGCTGTGCAAAACCGATCAAGCGGGGCGTGTGTTGCTCCCCTTTCCAAGCGGGGATCGGGTTGGTAAAGCACAAACAGATATATAATTTGGAATGTTTCCCATGTCCGACTCTCAGCCCGCCTCTCAGCCCGATACGCACTCTCACATTTTGCCCCATGTCGCGCGCCGCAATGTCTATATCCTTGTGGCGGCTCAGGCATTCTTGGGAGCGCAGATGTCGATGATCTTTATCATTGCAGGGCTTGCGGGTCAGTCGTTGGCGTCGAACCTGTGCTTTGCCACATTGCCCATTACTGCCGTTGTTCTCGGGTCGATGCTGTCGGCCACACCGCTGTCGTGGATCATGCAGCGGTTCGGGCGGCGCGTTGGGTTTTGGATTGGAACATCGGCGGGGGCCGTGGGCGCATCTATTGGCGCTATCGCCTTGTTACAACAGAATTTTTGGCTATTTGTTGTCGGCGGCCTGTTCACGGGCCTGTATCAGTCGAGCCAAGGGTTCTTTCGCTTTGCCGCCACCGATACCGCCGATGACGCCTTTAAACCGAAAGCCATTTCATGGGTCATGGCGGGCGGTCTGGCCTCGGCCATCATTGGCCCGCAATTGGTCAAAGCAACATCCCAAGCCATGGTCGTCCCGTTCCTTGGCAGCTATCTCGCCGTTATCGCAATCAACCTGATCGGTTCAGGCCTTTTCCTCTTTCTCAAAATCCCAAAACCGCCCGTGGCCAAACACGGAGAACACCTTGGCCGCTCGACCATGGCGTTGTTGCGCACACCGCGCGTGGCCGTGGCGATCATTGTGGCAATGGTGTCTTACGCGCTGATGAACCTTGTGATGACCTCGACGCCTCTGGCGGTCGTCGGCTGCGGGTTTGAGCAAAACATGGCGGCCGATATCGTGTCGGCGCACGTCCTTGCGATGTTTGTCCCCTCGTTTTTCACCGGCACCCTGATTGCGCGGTTCGGCGTGCAAAAAATCATGGCGGCGGGTCTTATCATCCTTGGTCTTGCGGGCATTGTCGGCATGGCGGGCGTCAACGTCGAGAACTTCTTTGTCGCTCTCGTGTTGCTTGGCATTGGCTGGAACTTTGGCTTTATCGGAGCAACCGCCATGTTGGCCTCGGCCCATGAGCCCTCCGAGCGCGGCCGTATCCAAGGGGTCAATGACTTGTTGGTCTTTGGCGGCGTAACCGTGGCCTCGCTGGCCTCGGGCGGTTTGATGAACTGTTCGGGCGGATCAGCACAAGACGGATGGAACGCCGTCAACCTTGCGATGATTCCGTTTCTCACGCTTGCGGGTGCGGCTCTCATCTGGCTTTGGATGCAGCCAAAAGAGGCCTAAAGTCAGGCCGTTACGCCGCACTCTTTGCGTAACCTGTCACGATGACGCGCCAACCAAAGCGTGGTGAGGTATAGCGGGCCAGTGTCGAGTTGATGCGCATCACACATCGCCATAAGGGCGTCGAACGACACGAGAAACGCCCGAATATCCTCGTGCTCCTCGGCCAGTCCGCCAACACCCGCCGCATCATCGGGCAAATCCGCGATGCCAACATATGATACCAAAAACTCGGTCGCAGCGCCCGGACTGACGTAGTAATCACCCGCTTTGTGCAACGCCGCCAATGTGACCCCCGCCTCCTCAAGCGTTTCGCGGCGCGCGGTCATCTCTGGCGGCTCGCCCAGGTCAATGCGTCCCGCTACAGGCTCATAGGTCCATGGATACACATCGCCGCGCCCGAACGGACCAAAGCGCAACTGTTCAACCAGTAAAACGCGGTCACGCACAGGATCAT encodes:
- a CDS encoding cobyrinate a,c-diamide synthase, whose amino-acid sequence is MSRGVLIAAPASGSGKTTVTLGLLRALKRRGHTVRSAKSGPDYIDPRFHEAASGAPCVTLDAWAMTTERLAALAHGPEDLMVIEGAMGLFDGAPHARDPTQDGKGACADLAKMFDIPVILVVDASRMAQSAAAMVAGFAGHDARVRIAGVILNKVGSLRHAAMLTRALAPLSIPVLGALPRDASLATPSRHLGLVQAGERSDLNAFLDRAADAIEASVDIDALLASASAFHSLTSGPRTPPPAQSIAVASDAAFAFAYPHLLSDWRAQGADITTFSPLADEPAPPSDLIYLPGGYPELHAGKLAANHRFLQSLREAAARRRVYGECGGYMVLGDGLIDKDGVRHRMAGLLPLETSFETRKLHLGYRSATVMHGPFAGSWSAHEFHYATTLKAEGTPLLTASDAEGTDLGPQGLLHGAVSGSFVHLIDRT
- a CDS encoding MFS transporter, producing the protein MSDSQPASQPDTHSHILPHVARRNVYILVAAQAFLGAQMSMIFIIAGLAGQSLASNLCFATLPITAVVLGSMLSATPLSWIMQRFGRRVGFWIGTSAGAVGASIGAIALLQQNFWLFVVGGLFTGLYQSSQGFFRFAATDTADDAFKPKAISWVMAGGLASAIIGPQLVKATSQAMVVPFLGSYLAVIAINLIGSGLFLFLKIPKPPVAKHGEHLGRSTMALLRTPRVAVAIIVAMVSYALMNLVMTSTPLAVVGCGFEQNMAADIVSAHVLAMFVPSFFTGTLIARFGVQKIMAAGLIILGLAGIVGMAGVNVENFFVALVLLGIGWNFGFIGATAMLASAHEPSERGRIQGVNDLLVFGGVTVASLASGGLMNCSGGSAQDGWNAVNLAMIPFLTLAGAALIWLWMQPKEA
- a CDS encoding NUDIX domain-containing protein, producing MTTDPFAGLGAEFSDHERAFLRAVLKDQSGLTRDIARAAAVEILAHKHNGRSVETVRGHAAQILTRAWSRVRAQDSPRALDPRRETMTRTAVTTVRHVMPYLNYFTLEDSHFTHARFDGTQSGEMQRAVFHMADAVTVLPYDPVRDRVLLVEQLRFGPFGRGDVYPWTYEPVAGRIDLGEPPEMTARRETLEEAGVTLAALHKAGDYYVSPGAATEFLVSYVGIADLPDDAAGVGGLAEEHEDIRAFLVSFDALMAMCDAHQLDTGPLYLTTLWLARHRDRLRKECGVTA